The proteins below come from a single Aegilops tauschii subsp. strangulata cultivar AL8/78 chromosome 6, Aet v6.0, whole genome shotgun sequence genomic window:
- the LOC109755530 gene encoding uncharacterized protein, with protein MSTAAASRPSGPVLLSPFPNYQSASLSRVKLSAGGSPVKSFSVSSPPSSPTAAHKIRRSCMCSPTNHPGSFRCSLHKERKQEAPAAGSCSKRTASPFAQLVPSGSGCSKRPDSGLARRVPMGSGHWARKALVPSPAVQQVQHRKRVVERFHAGPSRLSAASMAGRSNQ; from the coding sequence ATGTCGACGGCGGCTGCATCTCGGCCCAGCGGCCCCGTCCTTCTGAGCCCCTTTCCCAACTACCAATCCGCCTCGCTCTCCCGTGTCAAGCTCTCCGCCGGCGGCTCGCCGGTCAAGTCCTTCAGCGTCTCGTCTCCCCCATCATCCCCAACCGCCGCCCACAAGATCCGTCGGTCCTGCATGTGCTCCCCGACGAACCACCCGGGCTCGTTCCGCTGCAGCCTCCACAAGGAGCGCAAGCAGGAGGCCCCGGCCGCCGGCAGCTGCAGCAAGCGCACGGCGAGCCCGTTCGCGCAGCTCGTCCCCAGCGGCAGCGGCTGCTCTAAGCGCCCGGACAGCGGGCTGGCGCGGCGCGTTCCCATGGGAAGCGGGCACTGGGCACGCAAGGCGCTCGTGCCGTCCCCCGCGGTGCAGCAGGTGCAGCACCGGAAGCGAGTGGTGGAGCGGTTCCACGCCGGGCCCAGCCGGCTCTCCGCCGCCTCCATGGCCGGCCGCAGCAACCAGTAA